In Mytilus edulis chromosome 7, xbMytEdul2.2, whole genome shotgun sequence, a single genomic region encodes these proteins:
- the LOC139482396 gene encoding barrier-to-autointegration factor 1-like isoform X1 produces the protein MQARKILSSIARGIHRSPRVLFEYQKRRIADSKRSNSHKLQHFVSSPMDMQSVTNVPGIGPTYAGRLAHNGITHPSQMYVIYVQCQRNQAQFVNRLNQLTGGHQNHMIFTYNGLNEWHKQRVF, from the exons ATGCAAGCAAGAAAGATTCTTTCAAGTATAGCAAGAGGTATTCACAGGTCTCCTAGGGTTCTTTTTGAATACCAAAAACGAAGGATAGCTGATTCAAAA AGAAGCAATTCACACAAGCTACAGCATTTTGTGTCATCTCCAATGGATATGCAGAGTGTCACTAATGTTCCAGGCATTGGTCCTACATATGCTGGAAGACTAGCCCATAATGGTATTACCCAT CCAAGCCAAATGTATGTGATCTATGTACAATGTCAGAGAAACCAAGCACAGTTTGTTAATCGGCTTAATCAGCTGACTGGAGGACATCAAAACCATATGATCTTTACATACAATGGTTTGAATGAATGGCATAAACAGAGAGTTTTCtga
- the LOC139482396 gene encoding uncharacterized protein isoform X2 codes for MQARKILSSIARGIHRSPRVLFEYQKRRIADSKRSNSHKLQHFVSSPMDMQSVTNVPGIGPTYAGRLAHNGITHVSKPNVCDLCTMSEKPSTVC; via the exons ATGCAAGCAAGAAAGATTCTTTCAAGTATAGCAAGAGGTATTCACAGGTCTCCTAGGGTTCTTTTTGAATACCAAAAACGAAGGATAGCTGATTCAAAA AGAAGCAATTCACACAAGCTACAGCATTTTGTGTCATCTCCAATGGATATGCAGAGTGTCACTAATGTTCCAGGCATTGGTCCTACATATGCTGGAAGACTAGCCCATAATGGTATTACCCATGTAT CCAAGCCAAATGTATGTGATCTATGTACAATGTCAGAGAAACCAAGCACAGTTTGTTAA
- the LOC139482379 gene encoding uncharacterized protein KIAA1958-like: MIHTMENMADDVSTRQAQNRFGDASEDDVYHLLTNINSKNTAKSTKFAVKLLRDYCLAKELDVDFENLPVSELCTLLKGFYINLRRHNGELYTRSSFLVVRQSLNRFLRNPPVSKSFDIMADSTFNNANDAFKAMCKKMRQEGKGKIQHKPSIQKGDIVKLYNHPRVFNPNIPTGLLNKVFFEVMLYFCRRGQENLRDLKVSDFDILTDDSGKRYVSKVTSELTKNHQGAQTEEFEPEGGRMYETKTAMCPLASFVRYLEKRNPNCSALLQRPKDEFDENGNSWFQNKPLGKNTLGDMMTSISKAASLSKVYSNHCIRATCITLLNEAGFEGRHIITISGHRSEESIKSYCRDTTNKQKREMSKFVSEFTTVTETQSENLTVEFDNSVTEDELVLSASQTDEIIDEIVQGEVELQPLTDITNIPNTNQQVKIDSKVAPHSTGSGFMFHDCNVTINMVQP, encoded by the coding sequence ATGATACACACGATGGAAAACATGGCAGACGACGTTTCAACAAGACAAGCTCAAAATCGCTTTGGAGATGCATCTGAAGATGACGTTTATCATCTTTTAACCAACATTAATTCTAAGAATACTGCAAAGTCAACAAAATTTGCAGTGAAATTGTTACGGGATTATTGTTTGGCAAAGGAACTTGatgttgattttgaaaatttgccGGTGTCAGAATTGTGTACACTCTTGAAAGGATTTTATATCAACTTGCGGCGCCATAACGGAGAACTCTATACTCGTAGCAGTTTCTTAGTGGTTCGTCAGAGCTTGAATAGGTTTCTCAGAAATCCACCAGTTAGTAAATCTTTTGATATCATGGCAGATTCTACTTTCAATAATGCCAACGATGCATTCAAAGCCATGTGTAAAAAAATGAGACAAGAAGGAAAGGGAAAGATTCAACATAAACCAAGTATTCAGAAAGGTGATATAGTCAAACTTTACAATCATCCTCGTGTATTTAATCCTAACATACCTACTGGACTGCTTAACAAGGTGTTCTTTGAAGTCATGCTGTATTTTTGTCGTAGGGGACAAGAAAACTTGAGAGACCTGAAAGTGTccgattttgacattttaaccgaTGATTCTGGTAAGCGCTATGTTAGTAAAGTTACATCAGAGTTAACAAAAAATCATCAGGGTGCCCAAACTGAGGAATTTGAACCCGAAGGGGGTAGAATGTATGAAACAAAAACTGCAATGTGCCCACTGGCATCTTTTGTTAGATATTTAGAGAAAAGAAACCCAAATTGTTCTGCGCTATTGCAAAGACCTAAGGATGAATTTGATGAGAATGGTAATAGTTGGTTTCAAAACAAGCCATTGGGTAAAAACACACTTGGTGATATGATGACTTCTATTTCTAAAGCTGCCAGTTTGTCCAAAGTCTATAGTAACCATTGTATTCGTGCAACTTGCATTACGCTTTTGAATGAAGCAGGATTTGAAGGACGCCACATTATCACTATATCTGGCCACCGTAGTGAGGAAAGTATCAAATCTTATTGCCGTGACACAACAAACAAACAGAAACGAGAAATGTCTAAATTTGTGTCTGAATTTACCACCGTTACTGAAACTCAAAGTGAAAATCTTACTGTAGAATTCGACAACAGTGTAACGGAGGATGAATTGGTTCTCTCCGCTTCACAAACTGATGAAATTATTGATGAAATAGTGCAGGGAGAAGTGGAGCTTCAACCGTTAACGGATATCACAAATATTCCAAACACAAATCAACAGGTGAAAATTGACTCTAAAGTTGCTCCTCATTCAACAGGATCTGGTTTCATGTTTCACGACTGCAATGTTACCATTAATATGGTTCAGCCATAA